The nucleotide sequence GCTCTATCCGACTCGCCCTTATGAGCTAGAGAGCGGTTCGCTCCGAGCATCGATCTAACCAGCCAGCCGCTTCTCTATCCCTGAACTAACAAGGGATCGAGACAATGACGATAGGAATCAATCAACAGACAGGCGAGCGCCCTGTCTTCACCAGCCCATTACCCTCGAACGAATTCTCCAGCCTGTGGTATCGATGGGACTTCATCGAAGCCCCACTCCCCACCATTGGCGATCGCCCCCAGTGGAAGCGAATCAAAAATTTCCCCCTAGATCCGCGCCCCTTAATTCGCCGTTGGAGCGACCCCAAACGCCTAATCGGCGTCAGCTTCGGCAGCGAAACTCAATACTGCATGGTGGACATCGACCGCCACAGCCAATACCACCCCGACCTGCAACCATCCGGCTACCAAAAGGTCCTAGGCCGACTAGAAGAGATCGGCCTAATCGAGCCAGTCGTCCTCACCTCCAGTGACTCCGGCGGCCTCCACCTGTACTACCCCCTCCCCTCCCCCGTCTCCAGCTACAAACTAGGCCACCTACTCAAACACACCTTCGAGAAAGGTGGCCTAACTGTCAAGGGATCTGGCAACGATTCTGGTGTTAGCTGCCATATCTCTTGAAATCCTTTCCTAGCATGGATTTCAGACTACGATAATCTTGAATTTCTACCAGATAGTAGACAAATCTGGCTTTCAAGGCCCATAATCGCAAGCTTTCTACTGGCAATCGAAGATAATCTTTCACCTTTGGCGGCTGCCAATCGCCACATAGCGGATCGCGGCTTCGCGAATACCTGCGAGTGTCCGAAGCATTCACTCACCTCCTCGCTCTCCCCAAAGATTGTTCGAACAGTTCATCGTCTAATCTTCAAGGAGAGCAAAATCACTAAAGCAAATGCCTATCCCGACGCGATCGGGAAGGCTCATGACATTATTCTCATTGCAATTCTTGAAAACAAATCTAAAGTAAAACTGTACGCTTAATATTCAGTTAATCTCCCATTGTTATGGGATATACCAAATCACTCTTGTATTCGGCGATCGCTACTGATATAACTCAGGCAAACACAATTTAACTTCTAAACTCGCAAGAGGATTTAGCCATGAAGAATCGCTCTCGGCTGGCAGTTGCCAGCAGGAATTCCAGTGCTCGAATCTCGCAGGAAAAGCTGGTTGTTCCGCTGGCTTTCTGGTTGTTAGGAGAAATCAAATCGGTCGGTCGTGCCTATCAAAGCGGTCTCGGGAAACACCTCAATCCTTTGATAGAGCGCTGGTTTCCAAAACCGTCCCAAATGTTTGGCGGTCCCGGTCGATTTGGCGGATGGTTCCTCATCACCATTGCCCTTTACTGGGGTCTACACCTAGGCGAACCTGCCTTTGCCCTATTCCTCTCTAGCACTCAAGACTACGTGAATGGCCTAGAGTTTTTCGATGGCTCCGAGCCATTAGTGAATATTTTCTTCGGCATATTACGGGCCATTATCGTCATTGTTCTGGGATACTTTGTTGTCCGAATCGGTCTAGCGGTCAATCGCGATGAAGATTGGCAGATGTTTGTCAGATATTCAGTCTTTATTATGGGGGCGATCGCAATTGCCGACTTTCTGGCAGAGTTTATCGTCGTTTAAATCCGATGGTTTTGGAGCACCCCGTTTGAGTTTTCTGCGGGTTATCTAGCGATTCATTGCGAGAGAAACATAATGTGGCTGAGTTCCTGGGAACTTTGCGTTTTCTTTTCGCTAGCTGGAGCCCTCTGGCATGAGAGCGATCGCTCTCTCAACTATCCCTCACACCCTCTCCAACTCCGCCTCTAACCCACTCACCAACCGCAACCCCATCATCACCCCACTGGAATAACAATAGCGATCGCCATCTACCTGGAAAAAACTCTCGTATCCCACTCGCTTCTGGTCATCCCCCAAGACCCAATAGCGATGCATCAACGTCGCAGGTGCAATCCAGCCCTCCCCCTCGACGCGACCCAAATCGCCATGCTGCAACACAAACGTATACTGCGGCGCATTCTGCGCCAACCGCCCCC is from Synechococcus sp. PCC 7336 and encodes:
- a CDS encoding bifunctional DNA primase/polymerase — encoded protein: MTIGINQQTGERPVFTSPLPSNEFSSLWYRWDFIEAPLPTIGDRPQWKRIKNFPLDPRPLIRRWSDPKRLIGVSFGSETQYCMVDIDRHSQYHPDLQPSGYQKVLGRLEEIGLIEPVVLTSSDSGGLHLYYPLPSPVSSYKLGHLLKHTFEKGGLTVKGSGNDSGVSCHIS